From the Musa acuminata AAA Group cultivar baxijiao chromosome BXJ3-7, Cavendish_Baxijiao_AAA, whole genome shotgun sequence genome, one window contains:
- the LOC135642708 gene encoding vacuolar iron transporter 1-like, whose protein sequence is MAPEESWEVNGTSTTEKLLVHHKENHFTAGEVVRDVILGVSDGLTVPFALAAGLSGANAPSSLILTAGLAEVAAGAISMGLGGYLAAKSEADHYMRELKREQEEILTVPDIEAAEIGEILAQYGLEPHEYSPVVNALRNNPKAWLDFMMKFELGLEKPDPKRALQSALTIALSYVVGGLVPLLPYVFIPIAQNAMLTSIGVTLAALLFFGYVKGQFTGNHPLSSAVQTAFIGALASAAAYAMAKVVVQST, encoded by the exons ATGGCGCCTGAAGAGTCATGGGAAGTCAACGGCACCTCAACGACGGAGAAGCTGTTGGTGCACCACAAGGAGAACCACTTCACCGCGGGAGAGGTGGTGCGGGACGTCATCTTAGGGGTCTCCGACGGCCTCACCGTCCCCTTTGCTCTCGCCGCCGGCCTCTCCGGCGCCAACGCTCCTTCCTCCCTCATCCTCACCGCAGGCCTCGCCGAGGTCGCTGCCGGTGCCATCTCCATGGGCCTCGGCGG GTATTTGGCGGCGAAGAGCGAGGCGGACCATTACATGCGGGAGCTGAAGCGGGAGCAAGAGGAGATCCTTACGGTTCCCGACATCG AGGCAGCAGAGATCGGGGAAATACTCGCGCAGTACGGGCTGGAGCCGCACGAGTACAGCCCCGTGGTGAACGCGCTGCGGAACAACCCAAAGGCTTGGCTTGatttcatgatgaa atttgagctTGGATTAGAGAAGCCAGACCCAAAGAGGGCACTGCAGAGTGCTCTAACGATTGCTCTCTCCTACGTCGTGGGTGGACTGGTGCCCCTTTTGCCATACGTGTTCATCCCCATCGCCCAGAACGCCATGTTGACGTCCATCGGCGTCACCCTCGCGGCGCTGCTCTTCTTCGGCTACGTCAAGGGCCAGTTCACCGGGAACCACCCTCTCTCCAGCGCCGTCCAAACCGCTTTCATCGGTGCTCTCGCGTCCGCCGCGGCCTACGCCATGGCAAAAGTAGTAGTCCAATCCACCTGA